A stretch of the Gossypium hirsutum isolate 1008001.06 chromosome D07, Gossypium_hirsutum_v2.1, whole genome shotgun sequence genome encodes the following:
- the LOC107954921 gene encoding uncharacterized protein, whose protein sequence is MAKIVHFEPYKIISLLSLEMRRSSTSSLLFQTLPSAVQVLSHFRLESDESGTPSDDSQRYMRAWELLRRGACTALEVAETWDVVAREERGQLRHGAMVASKLSAG, encoded by the exons ATGGCGAAAATAGTCCATTTTGAACCCTATAAAATCATTTCCCTTCTGTCACTTGAAATGCGCCGCAGCAGCACTTCCTCTTTGCTGTTTCAGACCCTCCCCTCTGCCGTTCAAGTCCTTTCCCATTTCCGACTAGAATCCGACGAATCGGGGACACCTTCCGACGACTCACAACG GTACATGCGTGCATGGGAATTGCTGCGACGTGGGGCATGCACGGCGCTGGAGGTTGCTGAGACGTGGGATGTTGTTGCGAGGGAAGAACGTGGGCAGTTGCGGCATGGGGCGATGGTGGCGTCGAAGCTCTCTGCTGGTTAG
- the LOC107954919 gene encoding 3-ketoacyl CoA thiolase 1, peroxisomal yields the protein MEKALNRQRVLLHHLRPSSSSSSSHESAATLFPSNCAAGDSAAYHRTAAFGDDVVIVAACRTAICKAKRGGFKDTLAGDLLAPVLKALIDRTKLDPSEVSDIVVGTVLAPGSHRGIECRMAAFYAGFPDTVPIRTVNRQCSSGLQAVADVAASIKAGFYDIGIGAGLESMTTDKVVPGVPKVNPKVESFAQARDCLLPMGITSENVAEHYGVTRQEQDQAAVESHRRAAAATASGKFKDEIVPVLTKIVDPKTGEEKAATIMVDDGIRPNTNMADLAKLKPAFKKDGTTTAGNASQVSDGAAAALLMKRSLAMQKGLPILGVFRSFAAVGVDPAVMGIGPAVAIPAAIKSAGLELDDIDLFEINEAFASQFVYSCKKLGLDREKINVNGGAIALGHPLGATGARCVGTLLNEMKRRGKDCRFGVISMCIGSGMGAAAVFERGDCVDDFCNARAVQKNDLLSKDAR from the exons ATGGAGAAAGCACTCAACAGGCAGAGAGTTTTGCTTCATCATTTACgaccctcttcttcttcttcttcttctcatgaATCTGCTGCTACTCTCTTT CCTTCAAATTGTGCGGCTGGGGATAGCGCTGCTTATCACCGGACGGCTGCCTTCGGGGACGATGTTGTGATTGTGGC GGCGTGCCGCACTGCAATTTGTAAGGCCAAACGTGGAGGCTTCAAGGATACACTTGCAGGTGATTTACTTGCCCCTGTTTTGAAG GCTTTGATAGATAGAACAAAGTTGGACCCAAGTGAAGTTTCTGATATAGTTGTGGGTACGGTTTTGGCACCCGGCTCACACAGAGGAATCGAGTGTAGGATGGCTGCATTCTATGCTGGTTTCCCTG ATACGGTGCCTATTAGAACTGTCAACAGGCAATGTTCATCTGGCCTACAAGCAGTCGCTGATGTTGCTGCTTCCATAAAAGCAGGATTTTATGATATTG GCATTGGTGCTGGATTGGAGAGCATGACAACTGACAAAGTTGTTCCTGGGGTTCCCAAAGTTAACCCAAAG GTAGAGAGCTTTGCCCAAGCCCGGGATTGCCTTCTTCCTATGGGCATTACTTCTGAAAATGTTGCAGAACACTATGGTGTGACACGGCAAGAGCAAGACCAGGCTGCT GTTGAATCTCATCGACGTGCTGCTGCTGCAACAGCCTCTGGTAAATTCAAAGATGAAATTGTCCCTGTACTTACCAAG ATTGTGGATCCCAAAACTGGGGAAGAGAAGGCAGCCACAATTATGGTAGATGATGGAATCCGCCCAAACACAAACATGGCagatttagcaaagttgaagcctgCATTTAAAAAGGATGGAACCACCACTGCTG gaAATGCAAGCCAAGTAAGTGATGGTGCAGCTGCAGCCCTCCTTATGAAGAGAAGTTTGGCTATGCAAAAAGGACTTCCAATCCTCGGCGTTTTCAG GAGTTTTGCTGCTGTTGGTGTGGATCCTGCTGTGATGGGCATTGGCCCTGCTGTTGCTATACCGGCTGCTATAAAGTCTGCTGGTCTTGAGCTTGATGATATAGACTTgtttgaaataaatgag GCATTTGCATCCCAGTTTGTATACTCTTGCAAGAAATTGGGGCTTGATCGTGAAAAGATCAATGTTAATGGAGGTGCAATAGCCCTTGGGCATCCTTTGGGTGCTACAG GAGCTCGATGTGTGGGAACTCTATTGAATGAGATGAAACGTCGTGGGAAGGACTGTCGCTTTGGAGTGATCTCAATGTGCATAG GCAGTGGAATGGGGGCCGCTGCTGTTTTCGAAAGGGGGGACTGCGTTGATGACTTCTGCAATGCTCGAGCTGTCCAAAAAAACGACCTTCTCTCCAAGGATGCTCGATAG
- the LOC107954920 gene encoding sm-like protein LSM5: protein MANNPSQLLPSELIDRCVGSKIWVIMKGDKELVGTLRGFDVYVNMVLEDVTEYEITTEGRRITKLDQILLNGNNIAILVPGGSPDPE, encoded by the exons ATGGCAAACAATCCCTCACAGCTTCTTCCTTCAG AGTTGATAGACAGGTGCGTAGGGTCCAAAATTTGGGTGATAATGAAAGGTGACAAAGAGCTCGTGGGTACTCTCAGAGGCTTCGATGTCTACGTTAACATGGTCCTTGAAGATGTCACCGAATA CGAGATCACTACTGAGGGAAGACGGATCACGAAGCTTGATCAAATTTTGCTTAATGGAAATAACATTGCCATT CTGGTCCCAGGAGGCTCACCTGATCCAGAATGA